In bacterium, the following proteins share a genomic window:
- a CDS encoding rhodanese-like domain-containing protein yields the protein MSGRLAAGGACSRTLAEAGLLVALTLVAAAASWALRPPRLPLAAERSVYEFERKQPLIGAEAALARYEAGSHLFVDTRAGLAADAPRIPGALAITSAGFADELAAVIDFIAPEDPIVLYGDGLQATAAVAGQLAARGYTQLSLLDGGLAAWRAAGGPLSDGGAP from the coding sequence ATGAGCGGCAGGCTTGCGGCGGGCGGGGCTTGCTCCCGCACCCTCGCCGAGGCGGGCCTCCTCGTCGCCCTGACCCTGGTCGCCGCTGCCGCGAGCTGGGCGCTGCGCCCGCCGCGCCTGCCTCTGGCTGCCGAACGCAGCGTCTACGAGTTCGAGCGCAAGCAACCGCTCATCGGCGCCGAGGCGGCGCTCGCGCGCTACGAGGCCGGCAGCCACCTCTTCGTCGACACGCGGGCGGGCCTGGCGGCGGACGCGCCGCGCATCCCCGGCGCGCTCGCCATCACGTCCGCGGGCTTCGCCGACGAGCTGGCCGCGGTCATCGACTTCATCGCCCCCGAGGACCCGATCGTCCTCTACGGGGACGGCCTGCAGGCCACGGCCGCGGTGGCCGGCCAGCTCGCCGCGCGCGGCTACACGCAGCTCTCGCTGCTCGATGGCGGTCTCGCCGCCTGGCGGGCCGCGGGCGGGCCCCTGAGCGACGGGGGGGCGCCGTGA